From a single Nicotiana tabacum cultivar K326 chromosome 8, ASM71507v2, whole genome shotgun sequence genomic region:
- the LOC107796633 gene encoding E3 ubiquitin-protein ligase RMA1H1-like has protein sequence MALEHVFQEQITDTNFDERDINLEKCKTVDDKLDDILSGGFECNICLDLVHDPVVTFCGHLYCWPCIYKWIHFQSKSSENTDHQQPQCPVCKAEVSQKTLIPLYGRGQATKLSEGKAPNLGIIIPQRPPSPRCGGHALIAPSDSHRSQQLQQSPTHQPYTSSYMPEPMLSPGGTTTGELVYARMFGNSSTTLYTYPSSYNLSGSSSPRLRRQLSQADRSLSRICFFLCCCLVTCLLLF, from the coding sequence ATGGCCTTAGAGCACGTTTTCCAGGAGCAAATAACAGACACCAACTTTGACGAACGCGATATTAATTTGGAGAAGTGTAAGACAGTTGATGATAAGCTTGACGACATTCTCTCTGGAGGCTTTGAGTGTAATATATGCTTGGATCTTGTGCATGATCCTGTTGTTACCTTCTGTGGTCACCTTTATTGTTGGCCTTGCATCTATAAATGGATTCATTTTCAGAGCAAATCGTCCGAAAATACTGATCACCAACAACCACAATGTCCTGTTTGCAAAGCTGAAGTATCACAGAAAACGTTGATTCCACTCTATGGTCGCGGCCAAGCTACAAAACTATCCGAAGGAAAGGCCCCGAATCTTGGTATAATCATACCACAAAGGCCTCCTAGTCCGAGATGTGGGGGTCACGCACTGATAGCACCTAGTGATTCACATCGATCCCAGCAACTTCAGCAGTCTCCAACACATCAACCTTATACTTCTAGCTACATGCCCGAACCTATGCTAAGTCCTGGTGGCACGACAACAGGGGAATTGGTTTATGCGCGGATGTTTGGGAACTCATCGACTACTTTATATACATATCCAAGTTCATATAATTTATCAGGCAGCAGTAGTCCAAGGTTAAGAAGGCAACTATCACAGGCTGATAGATCGCTTAGCAGAATCTGTTTTTTCCTATGTTGTTGTTTAGTGACGTGTCTTCTCTTGTTCTGA
- the LOC107796620 gene encoding uncharacterized protein LOC107796620 yields MYQLLCSMFVKVPWRKLTCNNYASPKWIFILNLAAWGRLNTKDRLAKWGIVSEQKCILCKEQNEIITHLFFECKISTELWGKMLLWQGIRISVMTWKEELHWAVSKMKGENVSAEIYRMAFAGCVYYIWQERNLRVFQSNQRSVGMITR; encoded by the coding sequence ATGTACCAGCTGCTATGTAGTATGTTTGTAAAGGTTCCATGGAGGAAATTGACTTGCAACAACTATGCTTCTCCAAAGTGGATATTCATTCTAAACCTGGCTGCTTGGGGTAGATTGAATACAAAGGACAGGCTGGCCAAATGGGGTATTGTAAGTGAACAGAAGTGTATCTTGTGTAAAGAGCAGAATGAGATCATTACACATCTCTTTTTTGAGTGCAAAATTTCTACTGAATTATGGGGAAAGATGCTTCTATGGCAAGGGATACGAATATCTGTTATGACATGGAAAGAAGAACTACATTGGGCTGTTTCCAAGATGAAAGGCGAGAATGTCAGTGCTGAGATCTATAGAATGGCCTTTGCAGGTTGTGTTTACTATATTTGGCAAGAGAGGAATCTAAGGGTATTTCAGAGTAACCAAAGAAGTGTTGGGATGATTACAAGATAA